The window tatttaataattatttaatcaaatgGTTGAAGAACCTCATGTCATCCGAAGTAGGCTCTTATTCCTAGTGGCTGTTGAACTTCaaggtttatttgaaagagtTCACATGAACAAGCACCAACCAAGAGAGTTTTTGCGggttgtgttttattttattggctTGGAGGGaacaatttgtttttgaataacCTTTTAGTATGTTGTTGCTGATTCCATTTAATGGCCATTGTCCTTGTCCCACGTTGTAGAACTTGCTGGGATATTCATTTACTCccacttattatttattagtgcAGGGACTTGGGCATCATTTTTGTTTGGCCAATAGTTAGCTAAAGCTGTTTCCCAAAGGTTAAACTATATTTACATGTCTGTGTTAATATGGTATATAATTGTGGGGTTGTGTACATGGTTTTGTGCACCCATTTATGTcctcgtatatatatatatatataccttttgctgattaagaaaaaaaattatagaagctaaaaaaggacattttgaacaatttcaataataaagttcattgatattttttatttcaaggaATTTGACCAATTATCTGAATCGTAATATGTGTTAATAGCTCAGTTGCCAATGGTTGAGTGAGATTTgtgagtttttaaaaaaattctcatgtttcttttttattcatacatattaaaaagaaactaaagcaccaaaagaaattaattaatttagttaatagaattaaaattttcaaaattatgttttttaaattacccCTAATATTAACGAAGCAtgcctttatttctttttttaaatattattattagttttaattcGTGTAATATTTctaatcattattaatattttttccttcaatttttaTTGCCTATGTATGAGAATAATTAAAGTATGGTTTCAAAAATACTCtttatataagataaaattagactTTCAGAGAGCAGTAGACATTATGGGTATTTTTGTGACTCAAAGTTAAGGgttttttcttgtaaaaaataattaatattccaACAGTTAACTAATTTCAAGGTGTTTTacaattaatattcttaaaacTCTTGTTTTTTATAtggtaatttatattttttttattaattatggtTTTAAATCACCGTTGAGGTTACTATTGCGGTTGTGGTGAGTCAGCATACCTTTACACGGAGGATAATTGCAGAAAAATGATCTGACCGTAATAGCTGTTACGAGTCAAAATACCTGAACATTAACATTATAGttgcaaaatattatttaaaatcatgttaattaccaataaaatatttttttattacacctCTATGCtttgagttttgaaaaacttagtGACATACCAAATTAAAGAACTATCTGAGAataaactttcatttttttttaatctaaacctTGTCTTTTGCAAATGAAATCAATTGCCATTCTCACAGTGATGTCAAGCTTAAATGTGTTACTCGTgtcatgtctattttttttatttttttttcaggaaCTTGACTCAAATGCCAGAGAGTTTTACGCACACTGTCCATGTTCAATTGCCTTGGAATTTAAAGTCTCACAACTCTgttacttcttttttatttatgaaaagagCTCCCTATTACTACTTTTGTAAAAGATATGTACAtagtcacaacttttttttagcTGTAAGAATTGAATACATAAAAAGGTTTAAATACCAACTGAATTGGACCTTTGGTATATATTGTCACAACTAACACAGCACGTGTTATTTAAAGGTTTAAATACCAACTGAAATAGTTAGTTTCCATTGCCAACTGCAATCCAATTCCAAAAGGCAAAAGCATTCAATTGGTAGCATGAACAACCATTTATCAAAGTAGTTAATTATTGTCTTATTGTATGGATATATAGCCATCCTCATCctataataacataaaaaagggtACACCGCTAGCTACTTCACAGGTAACCCTTTTCTTTGCAGCATTGGATGGCATCATCAACCATTTCCTCAAGTCCATACTTGTACACAAATCCTGCATCTATCAGCTTCTTTGATGACAAATATGATCCTTTTGTACCTTCAATATGATTCAGAGACCTACaagaataaataatcaaatatttgttgcaatgagataaaagaaaaatcatttactTGAATCACGAATAATGTAAAGTGTGTAACATATATCATGAAGTATAATAGCAACTCACTCTACAGGTGGTGGTTGAAATTCTGGATATTTGGCAGAAACAAGTTTGGAGATCCTTTCATAAGTTACTGAACATTGTGAACAAATATACCTCCCTTTTGGATTAGGATGTTCAAGCAGAAATATATGTGCCCTAGCCACGTCATCCACATGCACCATATCTGTCTGTAGAACGACACCAAATGTACCCTTTTCTCCTGCATAAATATCCTTTTATACATTAAGAGTCTTAAGCACAAGTActcaacaaattaaacaaaatttatagaTTTCATGTGTATATGATCTATACTTTTCCAACTCTATTCGAAATATCATTACACACGCGATCAAACACATTAATGGTGTGTTTGGTAGAAGAGAAATAGGGTGGATGAGAAGACAAATAGATGAGAAATTGTCTGGGATTCACACCTCTTAcactatattttaattataaaaaaatcttttattttgatcttcTCTGCCAAACTGACCCTAATTTATAAAAGGTAAAAGACAGGAGAAGTCAATTGCATCACATACCAAGTATAAAATCCAATGAATTACGAACTGAGCTTGGAAGCTTTGGACAAATGAAGGGTCCAAAAACAAGAGTTGGAATTAGTGTGACAACATCCAATCCATTTTGTTCTCCAAATTCAAGCACTGCCTTTTCTGTCAATGTCTTTGAAACAGAATATGACCAACCAAATGGCTTTGAAGATCTAAGATAATCCACGTCGTTCCATGAGCTTTCATCCATAATTTCTTCTTTATTGTTATCGACAGCAGAGGCACTAGAGGTGTAAACAACTCGCTTCACTGTCTTGGAATTGAGGCATGCCTTCAAAATGCCAAGTGCACCTTCAATGGATCTTTTGGTCACTACTTCTTCTGGTTCTCTTAATTCAAAGTCGACTGGTGTAGCAACATGGAAAACTCCCATACACCCTTCAATGGAAGCAATAAAACTTTCTGGATTGCTGAGATCAGCACTGAGAATTTGTAGCCTTTGGGATGCTCTAGGTAAGCTAGTAAGAAAGCTAACATCTTTCCTGTgttctttttttctcaaaaataagaattatattATCTTGGTTTTGTGAATATTATATCAATAGAATTCTCTTCATCTTATAACAAGtgttagaaagaaaaaagattttcaTTCTATCTTTTAAATGTAAtactaactatttttttctatttatattcctataaatatttttttagaatgttgTTGTGCTGCATCGTTTCaagtaaagaaaagaataataaagtaaaattaattttataaaattaattattatattcttttatttatttattaactttttttctttgtataaatttttttgcaaCACTTATAAAGAGAGTGTTATCCTTTTcagggtgaaaaaaattgatgactcttaattcatttatttaaatgagtTAGATTAAAagcttgaattttttatttgaaataactaAAGTTTCAGTTTTACttgtttaattcatttataactcaattttttaatttgaaattttttttattaaaatatctttcaactttattaatttaaaatattttaatagtagataataatttaaaaatataaataagtgttaaacatatgatataatattgtagaatttatgtaatattaattttgtatgatttatgCATAAACGAACTATTCACAAGCTATTAGtatcaaatttgtaaaatttgaatttaactcATTTAAGTAATTGAGTTCAATAATAAGTTTAAGTTAACAAACAAATTTGACTGAATATTGTGCCGACCTAAggtaattaacaaataattttgttcatttacATAACTTGACTCATTTACATCTCTAAATCTTTTCTATTCTACCAAATGGAACATGTTGAAAACATGTAAGGatcatttaaatgtttttaaatcaGATAACACACAGGAAATAATATAGTACAGATACCCTACACCTAAAGGTTTTTCAGGGAAATAATAACAATGCTCAAAATGTTTTTATAACAGATAACAGATGGGGCTGCTTCTATTACCTGGATCGGGTCTCACAGTGGTGTTAACAGAGTAACCATCTTCAAGGAGCCTCTTGATTATCCATGAACCAATAAAACCTGTACCTCCTGTAACACACACTCTTCCTTTGCTTTCTTCCATTTGCCTTTGGTGAATTCTCTCTTGCTCTGATGACTGCTATATATGCACTAGTTAGatgaacaagaaagaaaattgaaaagtgACATATATGCTAATTGGAAAATGAAACCcctggactttttttttttttttttctccatgccAACGTTTTCTTTATAACTGGTAGCTGCGCTGGTGAAATCGACAATGAAGTATTGCATTTTATGTTTGGTATCTGATGCAACACTCAACCAATGTTTTCATCAACCAACGTTTTCTGCAACCAATGCAACCTTttctttaaagataattttttccaAGATTACTTATTAGTGTTAATAGCaagatatatattattaaaatattaaaagcaaATTAAATTAGCAtccatgatttattttttgaattaatagtattacccctcttatttaatgtttatgACAACCTCTCTTACAAGAGTGTCACGGTAATCTATAAGtgtcaatttaatatttttaaaacattaaggaattaaaaataatttgcttgaaaaataagatttaattaaatatattttttcaacctCAAATTTGGGATCTAtttcttcaaattaaaatttatatttttttagttcttcaaatatgtaaagtatttttttagttcttttatatgcttttctttctcctttaatTTTGGGAGTGGTCTTTGAACTCAATGTTATATGCTTAAAGGATATCTAGGCACCACATACTAGTTTATACTCCCTTCTTctttaaatataagatttttttagttttatttattcttttttttaagactCTTTTTAAGTTctcttttgtaataattatttttagactcAAATATTCTTAATTACTTTACCATAAAtgtcataaatttaaaagataaatatattatctctcttataaggattaaataagaaaactaacatgcattaattaattaggtgtGAAAACAATTAAGTGGAAAGAGGAAAATTATGAGTTCCAAACAAATTTAAGGataattttgagaaaataagaaaattgttagtaaatttaatattactaactatattgagttattaatataatttttttaaggatgtgaattaattaaaagaatcttatatttaagaataaaggaaaaaattgaTCAGCTGATTTATTGCATTTGTATACAGATTGGTACCCTTGTACGGTTGTAACCTTTTAATATAATGTCTTTGGCTGACAAAAAGAATAATGAAGTGCAGACTATATTGTCTACAAGCTCaaaaatcttattaatattGGAAGCTCTAGAGACTACAAACTTTGTTTTTGTAACATGTGTGGATACTTACCATTTGGGCCTGTGGGACGGTAAGCTTGATACCTTGGGCtggtttctttcattttttttttttttgtgatgctGAATTCTTTCATTGCATATAGGATGGAGGAGTTGTGATTGGCCTCACTTCTATTGTTATTGGCTCCTATAAGGAgatgacacattttttttcaaaaataccaTTTTCAAAAGGAAACACAGTTGTTTATGTTTTGTTCAGCCCAAAAACAGAAGTATATATGCTTTTGTTGCTCGTTTCCCTCTTGTTCCTCTGCACATTGAGAACATATCTGATGATGGGTCTAGATTGATGCAGATCAAAGGTGTTTGGTCACCATGGTGATGAGAACATGCAGAGCCAAGGACAAGTATGaggggaaagggaaaaagagaaaTTTCACAACTCTAGTATAGGCCAATAATAACTCGCTTAGGAAGGATACccaagaacaaaaataatttgtggAAGCTTAgaccaaataaatcatattactataatttaattgcgttttcatttttaattatagacATTATGAAAATTtctattctcatttttttatcaatttaatattcttttattttaattatataattttagtttataattttttaagtgatgTTTTTTAGTTATCTATTAACTTAATATTCAATATTTAACGGAAATAACATGATATTGTGTTtgctttgaaattaaaaaaaaatcgttttgcttcctaataaataattttttttgttcttggtTCTTGTGAAATgtctctaataaattaaaataattgtttaataGTTATTTTACTTCAATCTCTACTATATACAATAAACTGGAAGATTTAGTTACCAAACTTTTTATATCTATTTCAATAGATGCTTTAgacatactaaaaaaaattatttttatagtcTCTAATAAATAacgaattttgtatttattttttgataaaaaaaattatttgtcattaatctttttcaaagatattaataataaatgaaaaaaatatcaaacatcaacccaaaaaatttgataatttattaaagactaaaaaaaggTTAAGAACAAAATATGCACCccttcatttaaataaaattagatatatttatcttaaaattttgtaatttataccTCCTAATCTTATATGTTTAAAGCTCCTCAGCTATTTCATGTGAGGACAAATAAATGTACCTCctacttttattaaaataataagtattgatcttaaaattttatatttatacatcttatcttatcttattttatgtatttgaatTCACTATCTCATTTTCTCCCTCAACTTATatgcttaatattttttatttacatgtatatgataattattattaaatttattttttaaaattaattatcccCATTTGCTAGGCTCCAAGATTCATCACTAATCCGGAActcagaaaaaaattatcagaaaaaaaacaaacataaaattttatatatattaaagatgaataacatatattttaacTGTAATTAACTAAGTATTAACCCTTCTTTATGTCagtaaaaaaacctttttatagTAGCTACCAGTAGTATTTTCGTTTGTGTTGACTTGTTGACCATTCCAAACCCAGAAAGAAACGCTGCCTAGAAGACACATTTTCGCTATTTTCCGCCTTTCAGAGTCTCTCGTCTCTCTCGGGTCATCCATCGTACGCTAATGGCCGCCATAATTTCGCGAAGGTTAAGGTTATCCACCTTAGCCTCCTCACTCCTAAAACCCTCTTCTTATTCTATAACCAATTTCATCTCC of the Glycine max cultivar Williams 82 chromosome 13, Glycine_max_v4.0, whole genome shotgun sequence genome contains:
- the LOC547570 gene encoding vestitone reductase; protein product: MEESKGRVCVTGGTGFIGSWIIKRLLEDGYSVNTTVRPDPEHRKDVSFLTSLPRASQRLQILSADLSNPESFIASIEGCMGVFHVATPVDFELREPEEVVTKRSIEGALGILKACLNSKTVKRVVYTSSASAVDNNKEEIMDESSWNDVDYLRSSKPFGWSYSVSKTLTEKAVLEFGEQNGLDVVTLIPTLVFGPFICPKLPSSVRNSLDFILGEKGTFGVVLQTDMVHVDDVARAHIFLLEHPNPKGRYICSQCSVTYERISKLVSAKYPEFQPPPVESLNHIEGTKGSYLSSKKLIDAGFVYKYGLEEMVDDAIQCCKEKGYL